From the genome of Alicyclobacillus sp. SO9:
ACTTCTTGCCATTAAAACACGTTGCGTATAAGACGATGGAAGCTGTGTCAGCTATATGGTTCATCTTTGTCACAGCCTGGCTGTTTCGGCAGCGCGATTACATTCATCTCGGTTATGCACTTGCGCTCACACTGATTGTTTTCTCAGCTCCGGCTGTCTCTGTTCACGATTATTTACTCAGTGTTCCCCGTTTTACGGTCATGCTGTGGCCGGGCTATTGGTTGCCTGCGGTCAGTCTGAAAGCGGCGAAGAGCAAGATAGTCCTCGCCGCTCTGATGTTCTTGGCCCAGTGCTCCATCTTTTACATTTACTATGGTGGACATTGGATTGCTTAACGCTGACAGAAACCGGACCAATCCTAAGACGGTTTCCTTTCATCTTCAACGTTGTCCAATGTGAGAACTTTTTGCACGACTGCCCGTACCACGTCTCCGCGGCTGACAATCCCAGTTAGAATGCCGTTCTTGGTTACGGGCACTTTCTTTATTTTGCGTCGGGACAGTGTGTCTGCTACGTCCACTAGATTGTCATCTTCGTCGATGGTAATGACTCTTCGTACCCCAACTTGGCCGGCTGTCTTTTGACACACATCCTGAACATTTTCCTTGAGTTCGTCGAAGTTTACCCGATTGTAGGCATCATCGTTCATGGCCGCTCCATAGTAGAAGCCAACTGCTCCAATCCAGGATGTAACCGATGTATCCACGTGTTTTCCCAGATACCTCATGATGTCACCGTCACTGATGTATCCGACAATGTGGTTGCTGTCGTCGACTAGCGGCATGCCGCTGATTCGATATTGGGCGAACTTCTCCAACACTGTTTGAACTTTGTCGTCGCGATGTGCAGTATAGACATTTCGTATCATGATATCTCTGGCGAATAACACTTTTCATCGCTCCCATCTGTTCATCAATCCAGTTACCTTGATACTTCAATTATAGACAGGATGAAAGGCTTCGTGCATGAATCGTTTATACCATTTTTCATCCTCGGGTTGGACAGAATTTGAGGAACATGCACGGAGGAATGGACCTGAAAACAGACCTGCCTTGGGGCAGGTCTGTTTTGGCAAGCTCAGTGTTGGCGGTTGTAGTCGTCTTCCTGTTCTTTTCGCTTGCGGCTTTGCAGCCATTCGTGCAACTGGATTTCATCCTCTGCTCCGACCACGTGCCGCCCATATGGAGCAACATACGCGCACTCCCAGCCCTGGTCCTTACCCCAATCTAAAATCTGTTGCGGGCTGAGGTGCCCGTTGACTGGGTGGCCTTGACCGTCCTTTGTTACGAGCCAATAGTTTTCCGGGACAGACCCAGAGCCAGATAACTCCCAATGGCCCGTATATTCATTTACATACTTCAGGTCTTCAGCAGGAATCGTGAAACCCAAATCAGATATGGTATCGTGGTGTTCTCCAGTACTCAACGTGTTTGCCCTCCTTACACAGCTAGTATGAGTGCTTTCACAGAACCTCATGCAGGCCATGCACGTGCTGTATCCTTCATTGCTTCTGTGAGAGAACTTCACACCTCAGACCAAGTCCGGTGACAAGTCCTTGATTTACACTTGCGATGCAGTTGCAGAGGTGAGAACGCTGTGGTAAGTTTAAAATTCCGCATTTGCATTTGGATTGGGGCATTGAGCTCTGCTGGGCAGTTGAATTTCAATTAGATGGAGGGATGACCGTGGCAGATGCTGCCAAGGAGGAACAGCTTCATCTTACGTTTGTACTCGAGCGAATCAGAGAAATGATTGATTATCTTAACCAACGTGCACAAACCGCATCCACAGACGACGGACGTGACACAGATGAGGCAGAAACTGCTGAAGAAGTAGCTGCCCGTGTGGTCGAACGACTGCGGGAAGTGCACCTCGACGGTCTAACGCGATCGCAGAGTGAACCGTATTTTGGAAGGCTGGACTTTCAGGAAGAAGGAGAGGCACGGCCGGCCGCGCTTTACATCGGAAAACGGGGAGTAGAGGACATCGACGACGGTAACCGCATGGTCATTGACTGGCGTGCGCCTGTTGCCAGCATGTTCTATGCATTTGCAGGGCAGGAAGAAAGCTCCTACGAAACGCAGGAAGGGGAAGTGCGCGGAAGAGTTTCATTAAAGAGAAATGTCG
Proteins encoded in this window:
- a CDS encoding CBS domain-containing protein; translated protein: MLFARDIMIRNVYTAHRDDKVQTVLEKFAQYRISGMPLVDDSNHIVGYISDGDIMRYLGKHVDTSVTSWIGAVGFYYGAAMNDDAYNRVNFDELKENVQDVCQKTAGQVGVRRVITIDEDDNLVDVADTLSRRKIKKVPVTKNGILTGIVSRGDVVRAVVQKVLTLDNVEDERKPS